The proteins below come from a single Nocardioides eburneiflavus genomic window:
- a CDS encoding PQQ-dependent sugar dehydrogenase, whose protein sequence is MSLSVSLCTLAAGLLLAGPPSTAGTAPGAAPAARAEAPSLRIRTVARGLEHPWDVQQASGGRIVVSERDRARLSVVRAGKRRTLADLSSRVWVSGETGLMSVVVDADRGQVWACHGARTRNGPEVRVTRWRVDKGWRSLSRRRTMISGLPATSGRHGGCRLLLEQQGPGLVIGTGDAAVGTNPRDLDSLGGKVLRINRRTGAPMSDNPFAGAAGDRRYVYTYGHRNVQGLAQRADGSLWSVEHGSSRDDEVNLLVPGGDYGWHPVPGYDESVPMTDQSLPGEQQEAAWSSGSPTIATSGAAWVRGRQWGSLDGSLAVAALKGSEVRFLRFDGRGTLVGMTRPAALQRFGRLRSVTSARNGDLLLTTDNGARDRVLRVSPR, encoded by the coding sequence ATGTCGCTGTCCGTGTCCCTCTGCACGCTCGCTGCCGGCCTGCTCCTCGCCGGCCCGCCGTCGACCGCCGGCACAGCCCCCGGAGCCGCACCCGCCGCGCGCGCCGAGGCACCCTCGCTGCGGATCCGTACGGTCGCTCGTGGCCTCGAGCACCCGTGGGACGTCCAGCAGGCATCGGGCGGGCGGATCGTGGTCTCCGAGCGCGACCGCGCCCGCCTCAGCGTCGTCCGCGCGGGCAAGAGGCGCACGCTCGCCGACCTGTCGAGCCGGGTGTGGGTCTCCGGCGAGACCGGGCTGATGTCGGTCGTCGTCGACGCCGACCGCGGGCAGGTCTGGGCCTGCCACGGCGCCAGGACCCGCAACGGGCCCGAGGTGCGGGTCACCCGCTGGCGGGTCGACAAGGGATGGCGTTCCCTGTCCAGGAGGCGCACGATGATCTCCGGCCTGCCCGCCACCAGTGGCCGTCACGGCGGGTGCCGCCTGCTGCTCGAGCAGCAGGGCCCCGGGCTCGTGATCGGCACCGGCGACGCCGCCGTCGGCACCAACCCCCGCGACCTCGACTCCCTGGGCGGGAAGGTGCTGCGGATCAACCGGCGCACCGGCGCCCCGATGTCCGACAACCCGTTCGCAGGTGCGGCCGGCGACCGGCGCTACGTCTACACCTACGGACACCGCAACGTGCAGGGCCTGGCGCAGCGTGCGGACGGCTCGCTCTGGTCGGTCGAGCACGGCAGCTCCCGCGACGACGAGGTCAACCTGCTCGTCCCCGGCGGCGACTACGGATGGCACCCGGTGCCCGGCTACGACGAGTCGGTCCCGATGACCGACCAGTCGCTCCCGGGCGAGCAGCAGGAGGCGGCCTGGTCCTCCGGCTCCCCGACCATCGCCACCTCGGGCGCCGCCTGGGTGCGCGGCCGGCAGTGGGGCTCGCTGGACGGCAGCCTCGCGGTGGCCGCCCTCAAGGGCTCGGAGGTGCGATTCCTGCGGTTCGACGGCCGGGGCACCTTGGTCGGGATGACCCGTCCCGCCGCCCTCCAGCGCTTCGGTCGGCTGCGGTCGGTGACGTCCGCCCGCAACGGTGACCTCCTCCTCACGACCGACAACGGCGCCCGCGACCGGGTCCTCCGGGTCTCTCCGCGGTGA
- a CDS encoding alpha/beta hydrolase, with protein MTTIHVPAPIAAWPEPDVRPSASAVATDLRAAAIATSDVTSWMSAHGAPAGWTGDAAEAAGHAMTSLGRRADAAVAALEKALTAVDVYLDQMATRRAEHERLDDDRVAYNRDRESLWSRADGAEADQADELQDEAAALARRHDRIVADREAWLERVRADEDRVIAALSSVDTLGEGRDARDAPGRVDVEDLRRQLASRPDPRSVTEWWGSLTDEQRAALAIAFPELVGNTNGIPTGDRDEANRGMLDRDEDYLLQRQADGSLTDEEQAWLRRVEATRDAMALGQPPQHAGEPIDTNLIVYLPHAFDGDGAAAVSYGDPDTADDTAVIVPGLTNDMTKMESQGQDALNLFLDAQSKGEDIAAIAWMGYDAPSAAEGITSELADIAGVTQEGLAENGGHLLSDFVDGLRATYTGDSPTGQSHLTVIGHSYGSTTAAHAAADGLDEDSLVLIGSPGAGGGVHDVSGLDAPVGEVYVGSRENDFVTWLGGEISIDVPINLGGDTVHLGNLGLGDDPSQEAFGANRFDVSSDGTDTPWHLQDGEAILDRHTSYLDSGTASLDNITNIVIDRDDQVDLVPGRDTPAHDRLYDFARSEAAYQAQQALENYVVEPLEEVRDTVVDRAGRAVDGVRSGAEEVGRVFSDAWPDHWP; from the coding sequence ATGACCACCATCCACGTCCCCGCCCCGATCGCGGCGTGGCCCGAGCCCGACGTACGCCCCTCGGCCTCCGCCGTCGCCACCGACCTGCGCGCCGCTGCGATCGCCACCTCCGACGTGACCTCGTGGATGTCCGCCCACGGCGCCCCCGCGGGGTGGACCGGCGACGCCGCCGAGGCGGCGGGCCACGCCATGACCTCCCTCGGCCGCCGGGCCGACGCCGCGGTCGCGGCCCTGGAGAAGGCCCTCACCGCCGTCGACGTCTACCTCGACCAGATGGCCACCCGCCGCGCCGAGCACGAGCGCCTCGACGACGACCGGGTGGCCTACAACCGCGACCGCGAGTCGCTGTGGTCGCGCGCCGACGGCGCCGAGGCCGACCAGGCCGACGAGCTCCAGGACGAGGCCGCGGCGCTCGCCCGGCGCCACGACCGCATCGTCGCCGACCGCGAGGCCTGGCTCGAGCGCGTACGTGCCGACGAGGACCGGGTCATCGCCGCCCTGTCGTCGGTCGACACCCTCGGCGAGGGCAGGGACGCCCGCGACGCCCCGGGCCGGGTCGACGTCGAGGACCTGCGCCGCCAGCTGGCCTCGCGCCCCGACCCCCGCTCGGTCACCGAGTGGTGGGGGTCGCTCACCGACGAGCAGCGCGCGGCGCTCGCGATCGCCTTCCCGGAGCTCGTCGGCAACACCAACGGCATCCCCACCGGCGATCGTGACGAGGCCAACCGCGGGATGCTCGACCGCGACGAGGACTACCTCCTCCAGCGCCAGGCCGACGGCAGCCTCACCGACGAGGAGCAGGCCTGGCTCCGACGTGTCGAGGCCACCCGCGACGCGATGGCGCTCGGGCAGCCGCCCCAGCACGCCGGCGAGCCGATCGACACCAACCTGATCGTCTACCTGCCCCACGCGTTCGACGGCGACGGGGCCGCCGCGGTGAGCTACGGCGACCCGGACACCGCCGACGACACGGCCGTGATCGTGCCCGGCCTCACCAATGACATGACCAAGATGGAGTCCCAGGGCCAGGACGCGCTCAACCTCTTCCTCGACGCGCAGAGCAAGGGCGAGGACATCGCCGCGATCGCCTGGATGGGCTACGACGCCCCCAGCGCCGCCGAGGGGATCACCAGCGAGCTCGCCGACATCGCCGGGGTGACGCAGGAGGGCCTCGCCGAGAACGGCGGTCACCTGCTCAGCGACTTCGTCGACGGCCTGCGGGCCACCTACACCGGCGACAGCCCCACCGGGCAGTCCCACCTCACCGTCATCGGGCACAGCTACGGCTCCACCACCGCGGCGCACGCCGCCGCCGACGGGCTCGACGAGGACTCGCTGGTGCTCATCGGCAGCCCCGGCGCGGGCGGCGGGGTGCACGACGTCTCCGGTCTGGACGCCCCGGTGGGCGAGGTCTACGTCGGCTCCCGCGAGAACGACTTCGTCACCTGGCTGGGGGGCGAGATCTCCATCGACGTGCCGATCAACCTCGGCGGCGACACGGTCCACCTCGGCAACCTCGGGCTGGGCGACGACCCGAGCCAGGAGGCGTTCGGGGCCAACCGGTTCGACGTCTCCTCCGACGGCACCGACACGCCGTGGCACCTGCAGGACGGCGAAGCGATCCTCGACCGGCACACCAGCTACCTGGACAGCGGCACGGCGTCGCTGGACAACATCACCAACATCGTGATCGACCGCGACGACCAGGTGGACCTCGTGCCCGGGCGGGACACCCCCGCCCACGACCGCCTCTACGACTTCGCCCGGAGCGAGGCCGCCTACCAGGCGCAGCAGGCCCTCGAGAACTACGTCGTCGAGCCGCTGGAGGAGGTGCGTGACACCGTCGTGGACAGGGCCGGCCGCGCAGTGGACGGCGTGCGGTCAGGAGCCGAGGAGGTGGGCCGGGTGTTCAGCGACGCCTGGCCGGACCACTGGCCGTGA
- a CDS encoding GNAT family N-acetyltransferase, whose amino-acid sequence MGPLVARRPDVPRLHDGEVVGCAGLGLDPDQPTRAENGLTAVRADWRGRGLAVHLKLLTLAWAADHGITEVYTWTQDGNAAMRALNTRLGYATTRVGVQLSRPTRRA is encoded by the coding sequence GTGGGTCCGCTCGTGGCTCGCCGACCCGATGTTCCTCGCCTCCACGACGGTGAGGTGGTCGGGTGCGCCGGCCTGGGCCTCGATCCCGACCAACCGACGCGCGCTGAGAACGGCCTCACCGCCGTACGCGCCGACTGGCGCGGCCGCGGCCTCGCGGTCCACCTCAAGCTCCTCACCCTGGCGTGGGCGGCAGACCACGGCATCACCGAGGTCTACACCTGGACCCAGGACGGCAACGCAGCGATGCGGGCGCTCAACACGCGCCTGGGGTACGCCACCACGCGCGTCGGTGTGCAGCTCTCGCGCCCGACGCGGAGGGCCTAG